One Thermithiobacillus tepidarius DSM 3134 genomic window, ATCGGCGGCGATGTCCACGTACTCGTCCAAAGCCAGCGGCCGGTAATCGCCGCGCCGCCACTCCCGGGCCAGCTGCGTGCCCCGGACCACGTGCAGCGGGTGCAGCTTGAGGCCGTCCACGCCGAGCTCCAGCACGATATCCAGGCTGCGCCGGCAGTGCGCCGCCGTCTCGCCCGGCAGGCCGGCGATGAGGTGGGTGCAGACCGGAATGCCGCGCGCGCGGGCGGCGCGGACCGCCTGCCGGTACTCGGCCAGGCCGTGGCCGCGCCGCACCCGCGCCAGGGTCTCGTCGCAGGCCGACTGCAAGCCCAGCTCCAGCCAGACCTCCAGCCCGCCGCGGCGGTAGTCGGCCAGGAGATCCAGCACCGTGTCGGGCACGCAGTCCGGGCGCGTGCCGACGGCCAGGCCGATGACGTCCGGCTCCGCCAGCGCCTGGTCGTAGAGCGCGGCCAGCACCTCGCGCGCGGCATAGGTGTTGGTGTAGGCCTGGAAGTAGGCCAGGAAGAGCCGCGCCTTGCTGAGCCCGCCGATCACCCGCCGACCGTCGGCGAGCTGCGCCGCGATGACCGCCGGCCGGCGCCCGGCCGGATTGAAGGAGGCGTTGTTGCAGAAGGTGCAGCCGCCGTGCCCCTTGCTGCCATCCCGATTCGGGCAGGTGAAGCCGGCGTGAAGAGCCAGCTTGTGCACGCGCTCGCCGTAGCGTTGCAGCATTGCTTGCCCGAAGGTGTTCACGTAGTCGGATAGCGCCATGGGCCCCCCGCCTGGTTGACGAAGCCTCAACTTAGCCCGGCCGGCGGACCGAAACCTTGACGCGCGTCAACGATTCACGCATTCGCCTGCAGCAGATGCGCCAGCAGCTCGCCCACCGGACGGATCTCCGCGCCGAAGGGCAGGCGCCCCGCCCCCCGGAAGAAGAGCCCCTTGTCCACCTCGCCGCGCAGCGCGGCAGCCAGCTGGGCATCGATGCAGAACTGCCCCGCCCGCGCATTGCCGTCGCGCAGGCCGCAGTGGCTCAGGCAATCCAGCGCGATGGCGCAGCGCCGCCGGTCGGCCTGGGCGCAGGCCTGCAGCCGGCTTTCGCGCTTGAGATAATTTTTCAGCCAGGGCGTAAGCACCGCGCGGGCCGGCAGCCCCGCCACGCTCATGAAGGTGACGATGTCCTCCGGCCCGGCCTCGGCCAGGACGCGCTTGAAGTTGGGATGGGCGTCACCCTCCGCGGTCACGGCGAAGGGCGTGCCGATCTGCACGGCGCTGGCGCCCAGCGCAAGCAGTTCGCGGATCTGCGCGTGGCTGTGAATGCCGCCGGCCGGGATCAGGGGCACGGACTCGCGCTCGATGCCGAGTTCCCGGAACACCGCGAACACCCCTTCCAGCACCGTGGGAAAGTCGAAGCGCGGGTCCTGGATGTCCTCCGCCTTGGGCGCGCCCAGATGCCCGCCGGCGTAGCGGGGGTGCTCGAGGACGATGGCGTCTGGCAGGCGCTGCTTGCGCATCCACTTCTTCAGGACCAGGGCCGCGCCGCGCGCATCCGAGAGAATCGGAATGAGCGCCACTGCGGGAAAATCGGCGGTCAGCTCGGGCAGGTCCAGCGGCAGGCCCGCGCCCATGACGATGGCCTGGGCGCCGCTGGCGCAGGCCTGGCGCACGTAGTCCGCGTGGGCGCTGACCGCCTTCATGACGTTCACCGCCACCAGCCCCTCCCCCGCGGCCAGCTGCAGGGCGGCGCGCACTTCGCGGTCGAGGGCGAGCAGATTGATGCGTTCCAGCTCGTCCTTGTCGCGGCAGCGGCGGGTCTGCGCCAACAGGTCGGCATGGTGATGGCGCAGGTCGATGCTGGCGATGGTGCCCACCGCCCCATGGCTCGCCACCGTGCCAGCCAGGCGGTGCGCCGACACGCCGACCCCCATGCCGCCCTGAACGACGGGCAACAGCCGTTTTTCCCTGATGCGCAGCAACGGCAGATCGGTATTCAGCATGCCAGTCCTCCGGACTCCTCCGTCTTCACAAGACGCTTTTCAACAGGATGTAGCTGGCCACGAAGACCAGAAACACGGCGAATCCGCGCTTCAGGACCTCGGCGGGCAGATGGCGGCACAGCCAGGCGCCGGCGAAGCTGCCGGCGATGGCCACGCCGGTGAACAGGGCCATCAGCAGGAAGTCGATCTCCACCGCCCCCAGGTAGCCGATGAAGCCCGCGTAGGACTTGGCCGCCACCACCGCCAGCGAGGTGCCCACCGCCTCCTTCATGGGAATGCCCGAGAGCAGCACCAGGGCGGGCACGATCAGGAAGCCGCCACCCACGCCCACCAGGCCGGTCAGCAGGCCCACGGCCAGGCCGTGCAGGGCGATGCGGCCCTGGCGCGGCGCCGGAGCGTCCGCCGCGGGCGCGCCGGCGGGCGCCGGCTTCGGCCGCAGCATCTTGTAGGCGGCCAGGTACATCACCAGCGCGAAGAGGGCGAGCTGCACGCTCGCCGGCACCCGCACGCCCAGACGGGCGCCGGCGTAGGTGCCGATCACGCCCCACAGACCGAAGACGGCGGCCACCGGCAGCTTCACGTTGCCGCGGCGCCAATGGTCGACGGCGGAGATGCTGGCGGTGACGGCGACGATGCCGAGGCTCATGGCGATGGCAGGCTTGGCGCCGACGTGCAGCAGGTAGAGCAGCGCGGGGACGGCGATGATCGAGCCGCCGCTGCCGAAGAGGCCCAGCAGGATGCCGGTGGCGATGCCCGCCAGGACGACCAAGGGACTCATGACGCATCTCCCCGAAACCGGCGGCCGCCGGACTGTGGAAGTCCTGTCCGGATACTGGCCCGGACAGGACGGACGGCTTGCTCAGCGGGACAGCGCGGGCCGCTTGGTGCGCACGATCTGGTAGGGGCGCCGCAGGTAGGCGAGCGGCACGCTCCAGACGTGCACCAGGCGGGTGAAGGGGAAGAGCAGGAACACCGTCATGCCGAAGAAGAGATGGACCTTGAAGATGGTGTCCACCCCGGCGATGAGCGACGGCTGTGGCTGGAAGGTGACGATGCTCTGCGCCCATTCCGCCAAGGCGATCATCACACCCGGATTGCCGTGCTGGGCATGGCCCAGGGACACGGGGATGGTGGACAGGCCGAGCAGGAGCGTGACCAGGATCCAGCTCAGGATCAGCTTGTCGGAGAAGCGGCTGGCCGACGAGATGCGCGGGTTGAACATGCGCCGGAGCCAGAGCATGACGCCGCCGATCAGGCACATGGTCCCGAAGATGGAACCCGCCGCGATGGCGATGTACTGGTGGGTCATGTCGGACACGCCGAGGCTCAGGAAAAAGGCGTGCGGGGTCAGCAGGCCGACGAGATGGCCGAAGAAGATGGAGATGATGCCCACGTGGAAGAGATTGCTGGCCAGGCGCATGTGCTTTCTGGACAGCAGCTGGCTGGAGTCGCTCTTCCAGGTGTACTGCTCGTGGTCGAAGCGCACCCAACTGCCGATCAGGAAAATGGTCCCCGCCAGGTAGGGGTAGACGCCGTAGAGGAAATTGTGCAGGTTCATGGTCGACTCCTTAAGCGGCCTGGCTGACCAGACGGCCGCGATGTTCAATCAGACGGACGAGCGGCGCGTAGGGGCTGTGCGCCTTTTCCAGGTTGGCGGCCAGCACGTTCAGCACCTTGGCCGCATCCGCCAGGAAGAAGCGCCCCTCCGTTTCCTCCAGGGTGGAGGCGTACTCCAGGAGCAGCGGCAGGTAGTCCGGCAGCTCGCCCTCGACCGCCTCCAGCTCGTAGCTCTTGTAGTGCTCGGCAATGTCCACCATGGCCGGCCCGCGCTCGCGGTCCTCGTCGCCGAAGAGATGATGGGTCAGGTGCAGGCTGTGCTCCGGCGTCAGGTCGAAGGTCTGCACGTAATGGCCCTCCAGCGCGTAGGGGTCGGCCGCCCGCATCCAGTGCAGGAAGTCCAGCAGCGTGTCCCGCTCCGCCTCGTCGAGGCCCGGATCGGCCTCGATCCGGGCGGCGATTTCCGGCAGGTGCTCGCGCAGGGCCTGGTCCGGGTAGTCCAGCAGTCGTGACAGGATTCTGTAGATCAGCATGGGTATCTCCTTTAGCCCTTGATCTTGGCGCGCGGCACGAAGTGCAGCGGCTCCACCGTTTCCTTGCGCCGGTCGGGGAAGAGCGAGAAGCCGCTGCGGCCGGCCGAGCTGTCGTTGCCGAAGGCGAAGCCGTTCTGGCCCTGGAAGGCGTAGAAGTCCTCCAGGCGCAGCTCCTCGTGGCTGGTGGGGATGACGAAGCGGTCCTCGTAGTTGGCAATGGCCAGGTAGCGGTACATCTCCTTGGCGGTCGCCTCGTCGAGGCCGGCGGCCTCCAGGGCGCGGGTGTCGGCCTGGCCCTCCACGTGCACCGAGCGCATGTAGCTGCGCATGGCGATGAGCCGGTTCAGGGCGCTGACGATGGGCGCCTCCTGGCCGGCGGTGAGCAGGTTGGCCAAGTACTTCACCGGCAGGCGCAGGGCGTCGGCGCGCGGGATGACCCCGTCCGGCCCGGTCGGCAGGGCGCCCTGGTCGATCTGCGACTGCACCGGCGACAGCGGCGGCACGTACCAGACCATGGGCAGGGTGCGGAACTCGGGGTGCATCGGGAAGGCGATCTTCCAGTCGATGGCCATCTTGTAGATGGGCGAGCGCTGGGCGGCCTCGATCCAGGAATCCGGCACGCCGTCGGCGCGCGCCTGGGCGATCACCGCCGGATCGTTGGGGTCGAGGAAGATGTCCATCTGCGCCTTGTAGAGGTCCTGGACGCTGTCCTGGCTGGCGGTGTCCAGGATGCGGTCGGCGTCGTAGAGGACGATGCCGTTGTAGCGGATGCGCCCGACGCAGGATTCGGAGCAGACCGTGGGCAGGCCCGATTCCACGCGCGGATAGCAGCCGATGCACTTCTCGGCCTTGCCGGACTCCCAGTTGTAGAACACCTTCTTGTAGGGGCAGCCGCTGATGCACATGCGCCAGCCGCGGCACTTGTCCTGGTCCACCAGCACGATGCCGTCTTCCTCGCGCTTGTAGACCGAGCCCGAGGGACAGGCCGCCACGCAGGCCGGATTCAGGCAGTGATTGCAGATGCGCGGCAGGTACATGTGGAAGGTGTTCTCGAACTCGGCGTAGATCTGCTTCTGGATCTTGTCGAAGTTCTTGTCGGCCGCGCGCTTCTCGAACTCGCCGGCGAGGTCGTCCTCCCAGTTGGGTCCCCAGGTGACCTTCTCCATGCGGCTGCCGTCGATCTGCGACAGGGGCCGCGCCGTGGGCGCCGCCTCGGACAGGGGCGCCGTCTGCAGGTGGGCGTAGTCGTAGGTGAAGGGCTCGTAGTAGTCGTCGATCTCCGGCAGCTTCGGGTTGTTGAAGATGTTGACCAACTTGCTGGCGCGGCCGCCGGCCTTGAGCTCCAGCTTGCCGTTGCGCTTCTCCCAGCCCCCCTCCCAGATGTCCTGGTTCTCCCACTGCTTGGGATAGCCGATGCCGGGCTTCGACTCGACGTTGTTGAACCAGGCGTATTCGACACCCTTGCGATTGGTCCAGACGTTCTTGCAGGTCACCGAGCAGGTGTGGCAACCGATGCACTTGTCCAGGTTGAACACGAAGGCAAACTGTGCGCGGACTTTCATATCTTTCTCCTGAATTCAAAGGGTGGAGAATGAGCCATGGGGATGGACGAGAGAGTTACCCATGGGGCGTTGCCTCATTCTCCACAAAACTTGCTAGCGGACGCCGGGCGGGTTGAGCGCGGCTTCGCGCTCCGGCGTCAGTCCCCGCTCCAGCCAGTTGACGTCGCGGTCCTCGATCTTGTGCAGCACCACGTACTCGTCGCGCTGCGAACCGACCGTGCCGTAGTAGTTGAAGCTGTAGCTCAGCTGGGCGTAGCCGCCGATCATGTGGGTCGGCTTGACCACCACCCGGGTCACGCTGTTCAAGATGCCGCCGCGCTTGCCCGTGGACGGCGATCCGGGCACGTTCACGATCTTCTCCTGGGCGTGGTACATCATGGCCATGCCGCGCGGGATGCGCTGGCTCACCACCACGCGCGCCACCGTGGCGCCGTTGGCGTTGACCGCTTCCACCCAGTCGTTGTCCTGCAGCCCGATGGAGCGGGCGTCGGCCTCGGCCACCCACACCGTGGGGCCGCCGCGGAACAGGTTCAGCATGCGCAGGTTGTCGTTGTAGGTGCTGTGAATGCCCCACTTGCTGTGCGGCGTGATCCAGTTGAGCACCAAGTGCGGCTTGCCGCGCACCGCCGCCGGGATGCTGCTGTGGGCCCTGAGGTCGACCGGCGGGCGGTAGGCGCAGAAGCCCTCGCCGAAGTCCAGCATCCATTCGTGGTCCTGGTAGAACTGGGCGCGCCCGGTCAGCGTGCGGAACGGGATGTGCTCGTGGATGTTGGTGTAGCCGGCGGTGTAGCTCACGTGCTCGGACTCGATGCCGCTCCAGGTGGGCGCCGTGATGATCTTGCGCGGCTGCGCCTGGATGTCGCGGTAGTGGATCTTGTCCTCGCGCCGGCCCTCGCACAGATGCAGGTGGTCGACGCCGGTCTTCTGCGAGAGCCTGGTCCAGGACTTGTGCGCCACCTCGCCGTTGGTCTCGGGCGCCATCAGGAGCACCGTATCGCAGACGTGGATGTCCTCGGCCAGCGAGGGCATGCCCTGGCTGATGCCTTCATCCTGGATGGTGCCGTTGAGGTGCTTGAGCTCCTCGTACTCGGCTTCGGTGTTCCAGTCGATGCCCTTGACGTTGTTGCCGGCCTTGCTCATCAACGGGCCCAGGGCGGTGAATTTCTTGTAGGTGTTGGCGTAGTCGCGCTCCACCAGCTTCAGCAGCGGCAGGGTCTTGCCCGGCACCGGCTCGCACTCGCCCTTCTTCCAGTCCTTGACGCCCAGCGGCTGGGCCAGCTCCATGGGCGAGTCGTGCATCATGGGCACCGCCAGCAGATCCTTGCGGGTGCCGAGGTGCTTGGCCGCCAGCGCCGAGAACTGCCTGGCGATGGTCTTGAAGATCTGCCAGTCGGACTTGGACTCCCAGCCCGGCGTCACCGCCTCGCTCAACGGGTGGATGAAGGGATGCATGTCCGTGGTGTTGAGGTCGTTCTTCTCATACCAGGTGGCGGTCGGCAGGATGATGTCCGAGTAGGCGCCGGTGGAGTTCAGGCGGAAGTTGATGTCCACCAGCAGGTCGAGCTTGGCGATGGGCGCCTCCTCGCGCCAGCGGATTTCCTTGGACTCGCGGCCTTCCGTGCCGTCCGTCATCACGCCGTTCTGGGCGCCCAGCAGATGCTTCAGGAAATACTCGTGGCCCTTGGCGCTGGAGCCCAGCAGATTGGCGCGCCAGACGAAGAGGTTGCGCGGGAAGTTGGCCGGGTTGTCGATGTCCTCGGATGCGAAGGCCAGCTTGCCGCTCTTGAGCTGCTCCACCACGTACTTGGCCACCCCGGCCTCGTCCTTGGCGCCGGCCTTTTCCGCCGCGGCGACGATCTCCAGGGGATTGCGGTCGAAGTGCGGGGCCGAGGGCAGCCAGCCCAGCCGCTGAGACACCACGTTGTAGTCGCCCAGGCTATAGCCCCGGTACTTGCCCTTGGCCGTGTCGGCCAGGAGCTCGTCGGCGGCCACGCGCTCGTAGCGCCACTGGTCGGTATGGAAGTAGAAGAAGGTGGTGCCGTTCATGGTGCGCGACGGCCGGTGCCAGTCCTGGGCGAAGGCCACCGGCGCCCAGCCGGCCTGCGGCCGCAGCTTCTCCTGGCCCACGTAGTGCGCCCAGCCGCCGCCGCTCTGACCCACGCAGCCGCACAGGTGCAGCAGGTTCATGATGGCGCGGTAGTTCATGTCGTTGTGGAACCAGTGGTTGATCGCCGCGCCCAGGATGACCATGGACTTGCCCTGGGTCTTGGCGGCGTTGTCGGCGAACTCGCGGCCGGTGCGGATCACGTCGGCGCGCTTGACGCCGGTGATCTTCTCCTGCCATGCCGGGGTGTAGGGCACCCGGGCGTCGTCGTAGGAACTGGCCACGTTCTCCCCGCCCAGACCGCGGTCCAGGCCGTACTGGGCCACCTGCAGGTCGAAGACCGAGGCGACGTAGGCTTCCTCGCCGCCGGCCAGCCGGATCCGGCGCACCGGCACATTGCGGTAGAGGAGCGAGGACTCGCCCGGCGTGAAGTGCGGGAAGCCGACCGGCACCACCGCGTCATGGTGCTCGATGCAGGACAGCTCCGCCCGGATCGCGGACTGGTCGGCGGCGTTCTTGGGCAGCAGGTTCCACTTGCCCTCCTCGCCCCAGCGGTAGCCGATGGAGCCGTTGGGCGCCACGAAGGCTCCGCTCACTTCGTCATAGACGATGGTCTTCCACTCGGGATTGTTGGCTTCGCCGAGCTGGCCGTCGAAGTCGGAAGCGCGCAGGAAACGGTCGCTGGCGTAGCCTTGGCCGTGCGGGCGCAGGATCACCTGCATGGGCAGGTCGGTGTAGGTGCGGGCGTAGTCCAGGAAATAGGGTTCCTGGCGCTCGAGGAAGAACTCCCTGAGCACCACGTGGCCCATGGCCATGAAGACGGCGGCGTCCGTGCCCTGGCGCACCGGCATCCACAGATCGGCGAACTTCACGTACTCGGCGTAATCCGGGGCCATGGACACCACCTTGGCGCCCTTGTAGCGCACTTCCGAGTAGAAGTGGGCGTCCGGGGTGCGGGTCATGGGCAGGTTGGCGCCGCAGACGATGAGATAGGTGGAGTTGTACCAGTCGGCCGCTTCCGGCACGTCGGTCTGCTCGCCCCAGACCTGCGGGCTCGAAGGCGGCAGGTCGCAGTACCAGTCGTAGAAGGACAGCGGCACGCCGCCGATCAGCGACAGGTAGCGCGAGCCCGCCGCATAGCTGATCATGGACATGGCCGGGATCGGCGAGAAGCCGATCACCCGGTCCGGGCCGTGCTGCTTGATAGTGTGGACGTTGGCGGCGGCGATCAGCTCCGTCACCTCGTCCCAGTTGCTGCGCACGAACCCGCCCAGGCCGCGCACGGCGGTGTACTGCTTGCGCTTGGCCGGATCGGCCTGGATGGCGGCCCAGGCTTCCACCGGGTCCTTGCCGGCGGCGCGCTCGGCGCGGTAGAGCTCCAGCAGGCGGCCGCGGATCATGGGGTGCTTGATCCGGTGGGGGCTGTACAGGTACCAGGAGTAGCTGGCGCCGCGCTGGCAACCGCGCGGCTCGTGGTTGGGCATGTCCGGACGGGTGCGCGGATAATCGGTCTGCTGGATCTCGAAGGCCACCAAACCGTTCTTGACGTGAATTTTCCAGCTGCAGCCGCCCGTACAGTTCACCCCGTGGGTGGAGCGCACCACCTTGTCGAATTGCCAGCGCCGCCGGTAGGCATCCTCCCATTGCCGGTCCTCGCTGGTCACGATCCCGTGTCCCTTGGAGAACGTGTCCTGGACCTTGTTGAAAAACTTCAGACGATCGATAAAGTGGCTCATATTGCCTCCAAGTCAGCCCCTGATCGGCATTTCAGAATCTTCTGATGCCTTTGTCGGTTGTTATCACACCACGAAGCGGGGCGACGGTTGTTGATGTATGTCAAAAAAGCCCGATTCGCTTCCGGTCCGTCCACGCGCGCGCTCATCCCCTTTGGCGCGCGGACGGACGCGGGGCGCGGCCGCGAATGCGCGACCGCGCCCCGGATGCCCCTCAGCTCGGCATTTCCGCGTTCTTGCGCGAATAGAACCACCAGGTAATCAGCAGGCAGCTCACGTAGAAGGCGATGAAGACGTAGAGTGCCGCCTGCGGGCCGCCGGTCATGGCCATGGAGGTGCCGAAGCCCTTGGGGATGAAAAAGGCCCCGTAGGCGCCCACCGCCGAGCTGAAGCCGAGCACCGCGGCCGCCTCCCGGTTGGCGTCCTTGACCGCCTGCTCCTCGGCGGCCCGCCCCTTGCCGGCCGCGGCGCGCTGGTGATGGGTGGTGAAGATCACCGGGATCATGCGGAAGGTGGAGGCGTTGCCCACGCCGCTGGCGGCGAAGAGCACCATGAACATGGCGAAGAACATCCAGAAATTGCCGCCGGCGCCGTCATGGGGCAGGAAGGCCAGCACGCCGAACACCGCCAGCGCCATCACGATGAAGGTCCAGAAGGTCACCACCGCGCCGCCCAGCTTGTCGGAGATCCAGCCGCCGGCCACCCGCGCCAAGGCGCCGATCAGCGGCCCCAGGAAAGCGTACTGGGTCGGATTCACGTCGGGAAACTGGGTCTTGGTGAAGAGCGGGAAGCCCGCGGAGTAGCCGATGAAGGAGCCGAAGGTGCCGATGTAGAGCCAGCACATCAGCCAATTGTGCTTGCGCTTGAAGATCACCGCCTGCTCGGCGAAGGAGGCCTTGGCGGCATCCAGGTCGTGCATGCCGAACCAGGCGGCCAGGGTCGCCAGCGCGATGAAGGGCACCCAGATGAAGCCGGCGTTCTGCAGCCACATGTCCTTGCTCACGCCGTCCTTGAGCCAAGTCTGCGAGTCGCCGCCCAGGGCGCCGAACACCCCGGCCGTGATCACCAGCGGCACCAGGAACTGCATGGCGCTCACCCCCAGGTTGCCGAGCCCGGCGTTGAGGCCCAAGGCCGTGCCCTTCTCCGCCTTGGGGAAGAAAAAGCTGATGTTGGCCATGCTGGAGGCGAAGTTGCCGCCGCCGAAGCCGCTCAGGATGGCGAGCAGCACCATGGTGCTGTAGGGCGTGTCCGGGTTCTGCACGGCGAAGCCGATGCCCAGGGCCGGGATCAGCAGCGAGGCGGTGCTCAGGGTGGTCCACTTGCGCCCGCCGAAGATCGGCACCATGAACGAGTAGAAGATGCGCAGGGTGGCCCCCGACAGGCCGGGCAGCGCTGCCAGCCAGAAGAGTTGGTTGTTGTCGTACTTGAAGCCGACGTTGGGCAGGTTCACCACCACCATGCTCCACACCATCCACACCGCGAAGGCGAGGAACAGGGCCGGAATGGAGATCCACAGGTTGCGCCGGGCGATCGCCTTGCCCTCCGCTTTCCAGAAGAGCTGGTCTTCCGGATTCCAACGGGTTAATACATGGGCTGCCATGACTTCCTCCTTTCACTCAGGGTGGGTTCAGCCGTAATGCTCACACTCGTTGCGCCACGGCGCCGGCGACCGGACTCGGCTTCCGGCCCTCCTTGCGCGCGGGCACGATTTCGGTCCAGTACATCCACACCAGGGACACCAGGGTGATGCCCCACAGCAGCATGAAGATGCTGGAATTGACGCCGGTGAAGTCCAGCAGCACGCCGAACATGATGGGCAGCAGGAAGCCGCCCAGGCCGCCGGCCAGGCCGACCACGCCGGACACCACGCCCATGTTCTGCTTGTAATCGTCGGCGATGTATTTGAAGACCGAGGCCTTGCCGATGGCCCAGGCCGTGCCCATGACGAACATGATCACGGTGAACACCGGCGGCGTGAGGCCGATGGCGAAGTGCATCTCGCCGTGCTGGGTGCGGACGGTCAGCTCGGTTTGCGGATAGGCCAGGAAAAAGAGGCACACCCAGGAGACGAGCAGCACCCACCAGGTGACCGGGTGCGCGCCCCACTTGTCCGACAGCCAGCCGCCGAAGGCGCGCAGCACGCCGCCCGGCAGCGAGAAGGCCGCCGCCAGCAGCGCCGCCGTTTTCAGATCGAATCCGTATTCGGCGACGTAGTACTTGGTCATCCACAGGGCCAGCGCCACGTAGCCGCCGAAGACCAGGGAATAATATTGGGAGTACTTCCAGACCTTGGGATCGCGCAGGGCGAGCAGCTGGTCCCGGAAGGTCACGTGCCGGGGCGCGCAATGCGCCGGGTCGGAGTAGGTCAGGAACCAGAACAACAATGCCACGACGAGCATGGCGGCGGCGTAGACGGTCGGCACCATGGTCCAGCCGTAGGCCACCACGATGGACGGCGCCACGAACTTGGTCAGCGCCGCGCCGGCGTTGCCGGCGCCGAAGATGCCCATGGCCAGGCCCTGGCGCGTCTTGCCGAACCAATGGGCCACGTAGCTGATGCCTACCGAGAAGGCGCCGCCGGCCAACCCCACGAAGAGCCCCAGCAGCAGAAACTGCCAGTACTGTGTTGCCCGCCCAACAAGATAAATGGGTATGATTGTCCCTAACATGACCGCAAAAAAAACGCTGCGGCCGCCGAGCTTGTCGGTCAGCATGCCGAGCGGCAGGCGCACCAGGGCGCCGGTCAGGATCGGGGTGGCGGCCAGCAGGCCGAACTGGGTCTCGTTGAGTCCGAGCTGCTCTTTGATCGGGATGCCGATGATGGAGAACATGACCCACACGGCGAAACACGTGGTGAAGGCCACGGTGCTCATCGTCAGGACCGACATCTGTTTGTAGCGTTGACTTGCCATGGCGCGCCTCCCGTCCTCCTGATTGAAGGGCTTGACCGACGCGCTCAAGGTGACATGAAGCAAGGGCCGGAACCTTGATGCAAGTCAAAAAAAACGCTTTTCAGGGGGCCGGGCCGGCGGGCGGAATCCGTGTTTTTTTGACCTTGATCAAGGCCGGTGGACGCGGCCGCACCAGACAATGCCGATACAGAGCCGGCCTCCGGGCCGGGACACACCCTGACCCACAGGAGGTGCGCCGTGCCCCATGCGTCCCAGGTGCTGAGCTTTGACGAGCACAGCC contains:
- a CDS encoding TIGR01212 family radical SAM protein (This family includes YhcC from E. coli K-12, an uncharacterized radical SAM protein.), whose amino-acid sequence is MALSDYVNTFGQAMLQRYGERVHKLALHAGFTCPNRDGSKGHGGCTFCNNASFNPAGRRPAVIAAQLADGRRVIGGLSKARLFLAYFQAYTNTYAAREVLAALYDQALAEPDVIGLAVGTRPDCVPDTVLDLLADYRRGGLEVWLELGLQSACDETLARVRRGHGLAEYRQAVRAARARGIPVCTHLIAGLPGETAAHCRRSLDIVLELGVDGLKLHPLHVVRGTQLAREWRRGDYRPLALDEYVDIAADLVQRTPAQVVFHRLTGTAPAPLLLAPDWCVGKWRVLNGIERELQRRGRGQLVPPAMMKEEAQRAI
- a CDS encoding NAD(P)H-dependent flavin oxidoreductase — its product is MLNTDLPLLRIREKRLLPVVQGGMGVGVSAHRLAGTVASHGAVGTIASIDLRHHHADLLAQTRRCRDKDELERINLLALDREVRAALQLAAGEGLVAVNVMKAVSAHADYVRQACASGAQAIVMGAGLPLDLPELTADFPAVALIPILSDARGAALVLKKWMRKQRLPDAIVLEHPRYAGGHLGAPKAEDIQDPRFDFPTVLEGVFAVFRELGIERESVPLIPAGGIHSHAQIRELLALGASAVQIGTPFAVTAEGDAHPNFKRVLAEAGPEDIVTFMSVAGLPARAVLTPWLKNYLKRESRLQACAQADRRRCAIALDCLSHCGLRDGNARAGQFCIDAQLAAALRGEVDKGLFFRGAGRLPFGAEIRPVGELLAHLLQANA
- a CDS encoding sulfite exporter TauE/SafE family protein codes for the protein MSPLVVLAGIATGILLGLFGSGGSIIAVPALLYLLHVGAKPAIAMSLGIVAVTASISAVDHWRRGNVKLPVAAVFGLWGVIGTYAGARLGVRVPASVQLALFALVMYLAAYKMLRPKPAPAGAPAADAPAPRQGRIALHGLAVGLLTGLVGVGGGFLIVPALVLLSGIPMKEAVGTSLAVVAAKSYAGFIGYLGAVEIDFLLMALFTGVAIAGSFAGAWLCRHLPAEVLKRGFAVFLVFVASYILLKSVL
- the narI gene encoding respiratory nitrate reductase subunit gamma; its protein translation is MNLHNFLYGVYPYLAGTIFLIGSWVRFDHEQYTWKSDSSQLLSRKHMRLASNLFHVGIISIFFGHLVGLLTPHAFFLSLGVSDMTHQYIAIAAGSIFGTMCLIGGVMLWLRRMFNPRISSASRFSDKLILSWILVTLLLGLSTIPVSLGHAQHGNPGVMIALAEWAQSIVTFQPQPSLIAGVDTIFKVHLFFGMTVFLLFPFTRLVHVWSVPLAYLRRPYQIVRTKRPALSR
- the narJ gene encoding nitrate reductase molybdenum cofactor assembly chaperone, encoding MLIYRILSRLLDYPDQALREHLPEIAARIEADPGLDEAERDTLLDFLHWMRAADPYALEGHYVQTFDLTPEHSLHLTHHLFGDEDRERGPAMVDIAEHYKSYELEAVEGELPDYLPLLLEYASTLEETEGRFFLADAAKVLNVLAANLEKAHSPYAPLVRLIEHRGRLVSQAA
- the narH gene encoding nitrate reductase subunit beta, producing MKVRAQFAFVFNLDKCIGCHTCSVTCKNVWTNRKGVEYAWFNNVESKPGIGYPKQWENQDIWEGGWEKRNGKLELKAGGRASKLVNIFNNPKLPEIDDYYEPFTYDYAHLQTAPLSEAAPTARPLSQIDGSRMEKVTWGPNWEDDLAGEFEKRAADKNFDKIQKQIYAEFENTFHMYLPRICNHCLNPACVAACPSGSVYKREEDGIVLVDQDKCRGWRMCISGCPYKKVFYNWESGKAEKCIGCYPRVESGLPTVCSESCVGRIRYNGIVLYDADRILDTASQDSVQDLYKAQMDIFLDPNDPAVIAQARADGVPDSWIEAAQRSPIYKMAIDWKIAFPMHPEFRTLPMVWYVPPLSPVQSQIDQGALPTGPDGVIPRADALRLPVKYLANLLTAGQEAPIVSALNRLIAMRSYMRSVHVEGQADTRALEAAGLDEATAKEMYRYLAIANYEDRFVIPTSHEELRLEDFYAFQGQNGFAFGNDSSAGRSGFSLFPDRRKETVEPLHFVPRAKIKG